A genome region from Streptomyces sp. S4.7 includes the following:
- a CDS encoding Ppx/GppA phosphatase family protein, translated as MTRVAAIDCGTNSIRLLVADADPATGELVDLDRRMTIVRLGQGVDRTGRLAPEALERTFAACREYADVIKEHGVDRIRFVATSASRDAENRDEFVRGVLDILGVEPEVITGDQEAEFSFTGATRELTGRTDLEKPYLVVDIGGGSTEFVVGSDRVTAARSVDVGCVRLTERHRPADPATPADITALRADIATALDTAARDVPFGEARTLVGLAGSVTTVAAIALGLTAYDSQVIHHSRIPFETVREITATLLSSTHAERATIPVMHPGRVDVIVAGALILLTIMERTGAREVVVSEHDILDGIGWSIA; from the coding sequence ATGACCAGGGTCGCGGCGATCGACTGCGGTACCAACTCCATCCGGCTCCTGGTCGCCGACGCCGACCCCGCCACCGGCGAACTCGTCGACCTGGACCGGCGCATGACGATCGTGCGGCTCGGCCAGGGCGTCGACCGTACGGGCCGGCTCGCCCCGGAGGCGCTGGAGCGCACCTTCGCGGCCTGCCGCGAGTACGCGGACGTCATCAAGGAACACGGTGTGGACCGGATCCGCTTCGTGGCCACCTCCGCCTCCCGCGACGCCGAGAACCGCGACGAGTTCGTCCGCGGCGTCCTCGACATCCTCGGTGTCGAACCCGAGGTGATCACCGGCGACCAGGAGGCGGAGTTCTCCTTCACCGGCGCCACCAGGGAGCTGACCGGCCGCACCGATCTGGAGAAGCCCTATCTGGTCGTGGACATCGGCGGCGGCTCCACCGAGTTCGTCGTCGGGTCCGACCGCGTCACCGCGGCCCGGTCGGTCGACGTCGGCTGTGTACGGCTGACCGAGCGGCACCGTCCGGCCGACCCGGCCACCCCTGCCGACATCACCGCCCTGCGCGCGGACATCGCCACCGCCCTCGACACGGCGGCGCGGGACGTCCCGTTCGGCGAGGCCCGCACCCTCGTCGGCCTCGCCGGCTCCGTCACCACGGTCGCGGCGATCGCGCTGGGCCTGACGGCGTACGACTCGCAAGTGATCCACCACTCGCGCATCCCCTTCGAGACGGTCCGCGAGATCACCGCGACGCTGCTGTCCTCCACCCACGCCGAACGCGCGACGATCCCGGTGATGCATCCGGGGCGGGTGGACGTGATCGTGGCGGGTGCGCTGATCCTGCTCACGATCATGGAACGGACCGGTGCGCGGGAGGTTGTCGTCAGTGAGCACGACATCCTCGACGGCATCGGCTGGTCGATCGCCTGA